A window of Halopseudomonas sabulinigri genomic DNA:
GCCACGCTGAACTGGTCGCACGCGGCGGCCTGTACGCCAAGCTGTGGGCACGGCAGTCGGGTGGTTTTCTGGGCGAGGAGCTGGAAGAGGACGTGACAGAACAGCTCTGACTTGCCAGCGCCAGACACAACAAAGCCCGCATTCGCGGGCTTTGTTGTTTGCCATGACTGAACTGCTCAGGCGTAGCCAATATGGTCGGATGAAATACGGATCTTCCCAGTGGCTCTGAAGCGCGGCGAGGATTAACGTCAGATATAGCACGCAGTATTGCTACCAAGGCTCGCGCTTCCAGCCTCATTTGAAAAGCCTCCACACCAACCACGTGCTGGACCATCCCCCCTACGCACGGCACGTCCCAGCCTCAATTGGAAGCCTGCCTATCTTGGTGGCTTAGAACCCACGCAAACCGATTACAAAAAAAGATCGAACCTTTGCATTTCGCCATTGGTCGATTTTCTAGGACGGTTTCAATCGTCTCGATAAGCCTAAGCCCAACTTTGTAGCTAAGCACCTCACATCTTGAGGTTGGAGGGCTGTGCTTTACCGAAAGAGAAAAGCGAATTAGGAGAACCGCATGGGACAGGCGCTAAACACATCTCTAACAGAAATCGCACACTCTGAGAGAATTGAAACACCCAAAATTTCCTTCAGAAACCATCAAAAAGTGCTGTTTGTCACTTCCGAACTGAACGACCTCATCAAGGTCGGCGGGTTGGGCGATGTAGCTGCGGCGCTACCTCGAGCGCTCAATGCCTACCACGACATGCGGGTGTTGATCCCAGGTTACAAGCAGGTTCTAGAGAGCGGCTATCCTATTCGTGTGGTCGCCCGGCTTGAAGGACATGCAGCCCTCCCCCGTTGTCATCTTGGCCGAATAGATCTGCCTGATGGCTTGATCGTCTATGTCGTTTTGAACGAAGCACTCTATAACCGTAGCGGCACACCCTACGGTGATATTGAAGGTCGAGATTGGCCTGATAACCATATACGTTTTGCCAGGTTTGCATTAGCAGCAGCGCAGTTAGCTGCGGGAGAAGCCAAGCTAGCTTGGGAGCCTGAGCTAGTCCATGCCAATGACTGGCCAAGTGGCTTGGCACCCGCTTATATGAAATGGATGGGGCTCGATAAAACATCAGTTTTCACTATCCATAATCTCGCCTATCAAGGTCTTTGCGATCCACGTTGCCTTAGCGAGTTCGGGTTGCCTAGCGAGTTTGGCAGCGCACAGGGCATGGAGTACTACGGCAAACTGTCTTTGCTCAAAGCGGGTATCAATTACGCCGACCATATAACTACCGTCAGCCAAACTTACGCCCACGAAATAACTACGCCCGAATTCGGTTGTGGCTTGGAAGGATTGCTCGCTTTTAAAGCTCGGCAGGGTCTGCTAACCGGCATTGCCAATGGTATCGACGAAGACTTCAATCCAACTAACGACGCGCATCTACTGGGGCATTTTGATAGCCATCGCTGGGAGGGTCGCGCTGAAAATACCAGGTATGTTGAACAGTATTTCGCCCTGCAGCAGGATGAGAGCCCACTGTTTTCGGTCGTGTCGCGTCTAGTACATCAGAAAGGTATTGATCTAACTATTGAAGTGACAGATCACTTGGTTAAACAGGGCGGTCGCCTGGCTGTGCTCGGTCGTGGTGAGCGTCACCTGGAAGAGCGCATGAAGGAACTGGAGGCGCGATATCCAGGCCGTGTGGGGGTGCACATCGACTTTACCGAGACGCTGGCTCGTCGCATGTTTGCCGGTAGCGACTTCCTGCTAATGCCGTCAGTCTATGAGCCTTGCGGTCTGAGTCAGATGTACGCTCAGTGCTTTGGCTCATTACCAGTTGCCCGTAGAACCGGGGGTCTGGCTGACACTATTGTAGATGGTGTGACCGGAATACTATTCGACAAGCTTGATCCTCAAGAGTATATGCACGCTCTTGATCGCTCTTTTGCTATTCATCGTAATCCGCCACTGATGCGGGCCATGCGCTGCAAAGCCATGGCAACGCCCAACTACTGGCAACAAGCTGTACGCCCTTACGCAAGCCTCTATGGCTCCTTGGTCGATCAGCAAACCCATTTGAGCAAAGCACATACCTTGTCGATGGTGCAGGCATGTTTGGGCTGAGATCTAGTCACGGAGCGCTACTACTCGACCCTTGCCATACTCGGTTTCGCTTATGGGCTCCCGACGCCAATCGGGTGGAAGTCCGAATAGTGGACGGCGGACTATATCCACTGCAGCGCCAGGATGAAGGCTGGTTCGAAGCCACCGTGGCAGTGGGCGCGGGTGTCGAGTATTGCTATCGGATCGATGGTCGACTGG
This region includes:
- the glgA gene encoding glycogen synthase GlgA; translated protein: MGQALNTSLTEIAHSERIETPKISFRNHQKVLFVTSELNDLIKVGGLGDVAAALPRALNAYHDMRVLIPGYKQVLESGYPIRVVARLEGHAALPRCHLGRIDLPDGLIVYVVLNEALYNRSGTPYGDIEGRDWPDNHIRFARFALAAAQLAAGEAKLAWEPELVHANDWPSGLAPAYMKWMGLDKTSVFTIHNLAYQGLCDPRCLSEFGLPSEFGSAQGMEYYGKLSLLKAGINYADHITTVSQTYAHEITTPEFGCGLEGLLAFKARQGLLTGIANGIDEDFNPTNDAHLLGHFDSHRWEGRAENTRYVEQYFALQQDESPLFSVVSRLVHQKGIDLTIEVTDHLVKQGGRLAVLGRGERHLEERMKELEARYPGRVGVHIDFTETLARRMFAGSDFLLMPSVYEPCGLSQMYAQCFGSLPVARRTGGLADTIVDGVTGILFDKLDPQEYMHALDRSFAIHRNPPLMRAMRCKAMATPNYWQQAVRPYASLYGSLVDQQTHLSKAHTLSMVQACLG